GAAAAGCTAGACCCTGAGGTCTCAGATGGAGATATGCTTGGTGTATTCAAAAAACAAGAAGGCCAATAAGATGATCTAAATTATCAagtggaagaatggaaagaaatcagGTGGTAAAAGCAGCCAGGGCCAGATAATGCAGACCTGAATAGGTCAGGTGTGGCTGATTTACAAACATGGCCccaaaattctttgaaaatttttcagTGTAGAGGTAGGGTCTTTGAATCTGGGTGGGCTTAAGACCACTCGGACCAGTAGAATATGATGAAAATGACTGTGTCATTTTGGAAGGTGGGTCATAAAAGAGGATGTGACTTCCATCTTGTTCAATAGATCACTCATGCTTGCAGCTCTGAGATGCCATGTGACTTTCCTGAGGCTGACATGCTGCAAGAAAGTCAAGCCACAGGTAAAGGGAACATGTagcctcccttccccatcccagGTCAACTGTCCTAGACTTTGAGTCATCCCAGCCCACGAACCTGAACATGTAATAAAATAAGCCTTCAGAAGATTCCAGCCCCCATCCATCAAGTCTTTCCAGCTAAGGCCCAGACACTTTGGAAGAGAGACAAGCCATTCCTGCTGTATCTTGTCCACACTGACCCATAGAATCCATATGTAATACAATGGTTGTTTTAACCCACTATATTTTGGGCTATTTTGTTATACAGCAGTAGTAATGGGGACACCACAATAAGGATTCGGGATTTCCTTTTAAATGAGAAGTATTTGGAGAGCTGAATAATGGGATTTGATTTATGAAGTAAGAGGATCACTCCAGTTCTTATATGGAGAATATTCTGCAAGAGGGCAAGACTGGAAGCAGAGAGGCCAGTTTTGAGGCTGTTGCATTTGTACTGGCAAGAGATGATAGTGCCTGGGGTAGAGCAGTAGCAATGAAGATGGTGAAAAGTGAACTGATTgagaatatttttgaaagtaAATTCAACATGATTGGCTGATGGATTGGAAGTTGTATGTGGAAAGAAACAATCAAGAATGACATCAAGGATTTTAACCAGAGCAAACAATTATGTGAATGCAGGTGTCATTTACTGAGACACAAATGTTAGAGGAAGAACAGGTTTGGAGAATAGAAATCAAGAATTCAGTCCTTTAGACACCCAAACAGAGATGTTGAGTAGGCAACTGGATATGTAAATgtggagctcaggagagaggcTGGTTCTGCAGTACTGTGTTCAACTCCATGTGCTTCATTTTAGGAAAGATATTGACAACTAGAGAATATTCAAAATTTAGCCAGGATGCAGATGCTTCTAAAAgtctctcaattaaaaaaaaaaaaaaaaaaaaaagttgtaggaACTAAAAACTGATTTGGCAAAAATATCCAGTTTGGTGAAGAAGTGCTTGAATCAATAGGACATACCTTTAGGACTCATCTTTGAGTAAAGTATCTCTTTTGAGGGACTGATGGTCTAATGCCCACTTTCATAGAGACTAACACAAAGACATCTCCTAATTGACTGTGTTTTTCCCCACAGGAGCTACCATTCCAGAACCAGACACCGTTACAGAGAATTTGGCctaaaacaaaaccccaaaataatATAGCAGATGGATTAGATAGCATGAGGTTGTGTTGGTGCAACATCctctaaacaaaacaaagccagaCACAACCCCATACTCATGTGTTCCCAGCAAATGGAATACTAGCCTGTATAAAGATTATCTATTATGAGAAATAgatgtttattgttttagctacccagtctgtggcatcttgttacagcagcccaaaatGACTGAAACACTCCCCTTTATGAATGCATAGTTAGTCCCACTTGTttaggggttttgtttgttttgttttaattcattcagGCAAATGAGCATTTTTATGAATTTAAGAGAAAAAGCTTCAAAGTCACAGGTTTGAACTTACCCTCTTGCTTTGCAGTCATTTGGAAGGATGCTTTCTTGAAGTCCTCTCTACTGATATCTGAACTGCTGTCATTCAATTCACTGTTTCCTTTCCCACTGTCCTTCAAGTTAAATTCATCTGTATTTGAATGGGTACTGGGagtgaaaaggaaagaattattttgttatccacaaaaatgtacaaaatgtcAAACACATTGCTTAGAGATAACGATAAATAATCTGAAATTACCTTAAACTTGCAGCAGATGTATTCTCCCTGCAAAGGGAcgaggaataaaaaggaaataagattgAACCCTATTTAAAAAGGTGGGTGAGAGCAGCAGTTAATATTTTACCCAGATATCAAAACCAGCAGAGCAGGCCACATCCCTCACCTGGAGTGCTTCAGGAAGGTAGCATTAACCCTGAGTGACGACTGTACTCAAACTGGACCCAAAGGAAGTTACCACAGGCAAAAGCGTCAGACAGGGCCTACCAGAACGCACACCTGAGTAGCAGGTCTCTTTCCGCTCTCATCTATGGAGAATTTTTCTTctcaactaaaaaacaaacaatccccccaccccccaaattagTCATTTGAAATCCCAAACATGATTAGGCATTGAATTTTCCTAAGGCTCCTGGCATGAAAATCTATTAAATGTTCATGAGAACTCTCAGAGTGCTGGGGGTGCTCTACCTTGGCCCACGGGACCCTGGTCCGCTCCCAAGGAGAGGAGCACAAAGACATCCCACTGTCCCCAGACTGGGAAATCTCCGCATCCTCGACCTCCCGGACCTCTGTGGAAATGGAAAGCGGCAGTGTCTCCACGCAGAACCTCAAGTCGAAGCCCCCAGAGTCAGCTCCTAACACGCTGTGACTTGGGCCAGCGTGGTCACTCCTCGCCTGAAACCTTCTTGGGCTGTTCTCACAAAGCTTCTCCCTCCGCGTGCTAGCCTCGCCTTGGCAGGAACAAGTCAAAGTGACGATGGCCACTAGCAGAAGGCCGCAGTCGCTGGCCAAAACACCGACCAGAGCGCTGAGAGGGCAGCCTGCGGTCCTGCTCCCTGCGCTGAGCGCCACATGGCGGatccctcccctccctggccTGGAGGCGGCGGCGGTGCCACCAGCAACACTTCTCCGCCAGGTGGCGCCGGGTTCGCGGGCACTAGAAGCAGTGTGGCAGCGCATGAAGGGTGGGCTGGCCTCCATCCCGCACCGCGATGACCGCCGTCAGCGGGCCGGCAGGCTGCGGGGACAGGCAGCGCTGCAGTGACAGCTCACCAGGAGCCGGGTGCAGCGCTAGCGCCCCTTGGCCGCCGTCGCTGCGGAGGAGCGTTAGAGCCTTCGTCCTCGTCTTCTGCCTGCAGTCGGGTCAACAGGTAGCCCATGAGCGCGCCCTGCAGCAGAGGCAGCCGAGCTGAACCATTGGAGAGTAGCGGGGCCACCAGGCGGGCGCGTGGCCGTTCTGCTCTTCCACCTGTAGCCGCGCTATGGTCCGGCCCCGTAGCGGCGGAGATCCGCCGTCGAGCGCCTCCAGCCCCAGCTGCATCTCGTCCAGCTCCTCGCGGTCAAAGCATCGTCGAGCGTGCAGCTCTCCGGTGCCCGGGTCCACCGAGACGTAGGTGGACACGGCGCCCCCAGCGCGGCCCACCTCGGCCTCCAGCAGCCGGTAAGTGACCTGGCCGTTGCGGCGCAGGTCCGGGTCCCGGGCGGCCACCGTGGCCAGGTAGGCGCCGGGCGGGTTGTTCTCGCGCACCGACACGTCGTAGACCGGCCACGTGAAGAGCGGCGCGTTGTCGTTCTCGTCGCCCACGCGCACGGTGTAGGGCCGCACGGTGCGCAGCGGGGGGGCGCCGCGGTCCTCGGCCACCAGGGTCAGGTTGTACTCGGAGATGCGCTCGCGGTCCAGTGACGCCGCGGTCACTACCAGGTAGCTGCCGGCGTAGGCCGGCTGCAGCCGGAAGTGCTCGTGCCCGTAGAGGGCGCAGCGCACCTGCCCGTTGGCGCCCGAGTCCCTGTCCGAGGTGCTGACCAACGCCACCAGGCTCTCGGGCGCCGCCCCCTCCGGCACCAGCGAGGTGGCGCCGGCCTCCGGCGTCCCGGGCCCGGCCGACGAGGTCGCGTCCGTCCCCCCGagcacggcggcggcggcggcgaagGGCGAGGCGGCCGGCACGCCCGGGGCGGCCAGCGGGGTGATGGCGATGTCGGGCGCATTGTCATTGACGTCGCGGACGCGCACGATGACCTTGCAGGTGGCGGTGCGAGGCCCGGGGCCGCGGTCCTGCGCCCGGACATCCAGTTCGTAGGTGTCCTGGCGCTCGTAGTCCACGGGCCCGGCCAGGGTGAGGCGGCCCGAGCGCGGGTCGAGCCGGAAGAGGCGGCGCGCCTCGGGCGGGGTGCGGGTGCCAAAAGCGAATACCACGTCGGCGTTGGGACCCTCGTCGGGGTCGGCCGCGTCCAGGTCGAGCAGCAGCGAGCCCACGGGCGCGTCCTCCGCCAGCTCCACCTCGGCCACGGCGCCCTGCGGGAAGGCCGGGCTGTGGTCATTGGCGTCCAGCACGCGCACGCTGAGGGCGGCCGTGGCAGAGCGCGGCGGGCGGCCACCGTCCTGGGCCACCAACTCCAGGCTGTAGGCGGCCTGGCTCTCGCGGTCCAGCTCCTGTAGGAGCACCAGGTCCGCACACTGGGCACCGTCCGCGCGGGTCTGCAGCTCCACGCGGAAGGGGCTGTGCGGCTCGGCCAGGCGCACGCTCTGCAGCCCGTTGGCGCCGACGTCCTCGTCCACCGGCACCTCCAGCGGGATGCGCGTGCCCACGGCCGCACCCTCGGACACCTCCACCGGGATCTGGGCGCGGGGAAAGCGCGGCGCGTGGTCGTTGACGTccctcacctccacctccacGTGCACCAGCCGGAACTGCTCCTGCGAGAAGCTGACCACGTCGAAGGCCAGCACGCACTGCGGGGCTTGGCCGCACAGCCGCTCGCGGTCCAGGCCCGCGTCCCCGACGGTCAGCTGCCCGTCGCCTTCGCGCACCCGGAGCAGAGAGCTGTTGAACTGCTTCATCAGGCCAAACTGTCTTGGCACCTCGCGCAGGGAGTTAAACGAGAGGTGGTCGGACAAAACACCGATGACGGTGCCAGGGGCTTCTTCCTCATAGGTGTGAAAATTGACAGTGTCGGTGGAAAACCCTGACACTAGCAGCAGCCACAGAAGCAGCAAGGACTCCAGTCCCACCCTGCGTAAAGTGTCAGCGGGAAATCTGAGCCTCCAGTGTACATCTTTGTTCCTCAGACAAAAAAGTCAGTCACGGGCTCTGTGCTCACACTTTCAGCCCAGTcaagctctcccaagtgcgcAGTCAGGAGACACTTAACTTCTTAAAACATCTCATCACTAATCTCTCTGTGCTGTATAATCGTTTTTCTCTGCCCCAGGCCTAAGCGTGCTACTTCAGAATCCTACCAGGGAAGCTTCGTacagaaaaatatgcaaataagcaTTCATTCAGGCCAATCCACAGAGTCTCTGGGCCTCTGGGTCACCATAATTCCCTAAAAGGAATCACAGAGGGCCTGGAGAGCTGAACAGTGGCCAGGGCAGTGCAGGGGCTCATTAAGATCCCTACAGAAGTTTTCACTATAAAAATACATCCTGCTTGCCTTTTCATCGTACTCACCACTCACTTCGATAATAAGAGCCGGGGATCCGCAGCCTCTTTATTCCTTCCTACGCACATTTACATATTCCTCAGACAGAGGCACAACTGCTCTCCTTTACTATTTCAAGATGAACACTTACATGCTCTCAGTACAATGCATCCTTTGCCACCCACAGTTATGTATCTACGTTGGGTTGTCATTTCCTGTATTGAAAGATTCTGGGGGAACAGTTTCTTGAGAGTCAGGCAGTGTCTAATCAGGGaagaactgtttttcaaagtaatCATTTCTGAATAGCTTTTCTATAGCAAAGAAACCATTAATGATGAAATTCCAGCCCCTTCATCTCCTTTTATGTCAGTAATTATGGTAAGGGATAGTTAAGGGTAAGAAAAAAGATTTAGGGACATATAGTGTAGTCAATCTTGTTGGAAAATTGCTATAgaccaattattttttaaaagcccttgGCTGAAGAAAACCACAGGTGGCCTGATAGGCTGAAGGCTAAAGAAACATTAAACCATCTGTCTAAAGCACAATAAATAGTCTCGTGTTAAGTTCTCTTTATGTGTGAAGTGTTCTAAATGCTGAACAGTCCCACATTTTAATGATGACATTATTCCTCATGCAGGGAGTCATCATCAGTGCAGAGTGCTCTTTAACTAGTCATCTTGGATCAGCAAGCAGGCTGTTATTAATATGCCCAGACTATTCTTGGTGCTTGCATGATCTGTAATGTTATTGATTCCTGCAGGGACATGTCAGTagatgattattttttctttcactcttaaGAGGGATCTGGCATTTATTTTAGTGCCAGGATCTATGAATCTAGTTCTGAAACTGAGCTCCCTTTGATGAGATAATTAATTTTCAGAGGTTTTAATTTAGTGGAGCATTTGGCAATGACTCTGATTGTAAGTACCAGTAACCGGTACTGGAGAAGCATGCTGGgaagtatgagtttattttaacAAAAGTACTATGAAATTACAAGAGGAGGAAgaacttcattttgtttattctagatttttaattttgcctGATGAGACATCAGTCTGAGGAAGGGAACAACTCTATTTCAGCATAGTAAGACCAGATTCATTTTGAGTCATTATCCTCAATGGCATattagacaattttttttttcttataactgaATATCCCAAGTAAGCTCCTGATTATTCATACTCTGGCTCTCAGGGATAGACAAGAGGATCAGGCCCTTCCACCCAACATCTTAATTCCTATATTGCCCTTAACCAAAAACTGAAACTGCTGCAACTGAAAAGTACATGTTTTCATATACATTAGCCAGAAGAGGGACCCATTTAACCACAATCCAAGTCTTCTGTCTTTCTTGTCTCCTTCCTTATCTCACACAATCTCTGCCAGGCCTGGCTTCTGCTAATCTTCAGCATTCTGTTGCCATTCATGATCAGAAAACCGTTTAGCATACTGAAAATGAAGAATAGTCCATGGCTCCATCTACAGAACATCAAAAGATccagataaaatatgaaaaagacagGCTATCAAACATATTACTTCCACGATGCTAAACATCTGGCCGCTTATGTTTGGAAACATTCAGCTATGATGTTTAAATGCCTGATTGCATCTTCCCCCACGTTCCCTCCAGCTGCTTGGCATCAAGTACACCATGCACAATGAGAAGTATCTTATATTGTTAGTGATTCATTATTAGCACTATCATTGTTTCATAGTAAATAAGCACCTTATTAAAACACTGCTTTATGAATGAAGGACAGCTGGAGTTTCAGGAAAGAGATAATTTTCTGAGGCAAAAATCAGTTTTGTGCCAGTAGAGTGACAAGCTGAATAATATAGAAACTGTATGATCTGTCCCCCCTGGGGATGTGTCATCGGGAAGCTGTGTTTACAGCCCTAAGCTGCTGGTACACTCATGTtccattctgttttctctgttaGATAGAAATGTGTCTCAATATTAAAAGCACTGTGGCAGAAATGTGTTTTATGTTGCTTGTTTTCCCATTTGCCAGCATATTGCCAAACTATAAGTCCAAAAAGTGTACTTTGATCTTTGTTGGAGTCAAACATAAAGCAGAACAAAGAGAGTCAAGTGGGATACCACCACCACAGGAAAACCAAAATGTGGATAAAGCAGCAATTTGTTCCTCTTTCTCCGTTTGGTTTTAAAAGGGGAGAATTTTGGTGAACTCCCTACAGAGTTTATTTTTGTTCCTAAAACAAAAGCACCAGACATGTTAGTGTTCCCCATAAATGTTAAGAAAACAGATTTGTCAAACAGGATTTACCTTCcaatcatttaaataaaagattttctatTTTGCTAAACATATAACAACAATGTGTTCTTTTACACACTAGAGTACACTGTATGTAAACTAGTAACTTTCACCAACAACATGGAAAAAATTGGCCCCCTAATTCAGAATAGTGTCTGTGCATTTGCATATTTCCCCTTTCCTATTACATAAATCTAATAacattgtgaggaaaatagagtagtttagtcaggcacccttgcctcaggtccagttgggggtggtgcagcacattctttgtaaacaagttgtgtaggGGTGGAgttactgtgcatgtgtgcccaagtacttttagcttgttgcttttcttgtgtgttcttcagagtgtgtgagcagcagctctgaactgctgctgggcagagctcacatctaaaagtAGAGCatatttactttgctggcagctgctcagtttctgtttggactgcctagctctgagatgtgtgtgtgctgaataaagactattctttcttcatccaaggctccaagaaccttttcctgttacctagcttgtagaccggcatatgaagggtttgtgaatgggctcggcgggtctgtgaactccataccctagccctagccctacacatatgtttagaaaaaaatcaagtcacAGGAAAGTTCCTAATGTACAAATTTGGCTGGATTACTGTGTCCATGTGTCAGAGTAAGCATTAACTTTTATAAGATCCTGAACTAATATTTCCCTAGTCCAGAAACAGTTTTGGTGTCATTTAGTACAAATCACTCTATGTACTATACTGAGACCCATTTTCATTTCTCAACTGAACAAACATTCTGgagacaaatgagaaaaatattatcaaGTGCAATGTTGCTGTCTTCAAGGAGTGAGTTCCAGAAATTGAAGCTATTAAgactttgaaagaaaacaaatcaacctaacagcttttaaaaaattttttttatattgtgccttgaaaaaataaaaataaaggccatCTTCAGCAGTATGAGCCCCCAAAACAGAGAGAAATGGTTTTAGGTTATCTCATAAGAAGTATCATTATCTCATATTCCTTTTACCCCATTGCATAATCAATTTGTTAGTAGGTCTTGACTATGCAGCCATTTATAAGAAAAGTTATCAGCAATTGTTACTCTTTTCTGTAAAGTCATTTCAGGAAAATTAATTCAGCCCTGAAGTCAGGCAAAATACCAACTACAAATGTAGCTTAGAAATAAGTGATATTTTATCAACTAGTTAAGTATTTAACCCAGAGAAAATCACAGAAAACCACTGTAGAGTACCAGTACTAATCACAAGTTCTTCTTAACATAAAATAAGGAGTTTAATGATGTAATCTTCACTTTAAAAAGTTTCCCATAAGGATCATTATGTTAATAAAGATATTATCAAAACTATATAATCTCCAAATACTCTATAAAACTAGTTCTTAAACTACTGATTTTATCAATATCTCTGcatgaaggaaattaaatcaacaaAGATGGGAAACATTTTACCATTTTTGTTCACTGATGCCTCAAATCCCAAGTGAGCCAGTGAGATTGACTAGGATAACTGACCTTCAGTCATTGGCTCAAGGATCCATACTTTGTGTCCCTCTACCCTGAAGGGAGAAGGCTTCCCACCCCCAACAGAAGATGTAGCTAAGCAAgggaagaataaaagaataaagacgGAGAAGAAATTTTTCCATCTGTGCCTATTTTATCCTCATCTCTTTTCCTCTTAGCTGAACCCTGCTGTTcccactgtgaaaaaaaaaaaaaaaaaaaaaagcttatatcCACCAGTAATTAGGGCACTTTCAGGCCCTTTATCAACAGATATTTGGTCCAGTATTGGTAATACAATAAAGCGCACAGCtttgttagaaaatatttaaacatctaaaaaataaagctatcaGTTTAGAGAAGGTCATAAGTGTCAAATGACACAGAGGAATTTACATCAAGTACAAATGAGAAGTGATCTCAGAGTTTACAGATAAGATTACAGTCACCCAGAATTACCAGGGGTGGAGAGACCTGGGAGTGATGTGAACAAGATTTGGAGAAGGTAGACTCAGAGCCTTTTACAGGGACTGGGCATACCAGTTGGTGGAAATGATGGTTGGACAATATGTGTGACAAGTTTGAATGAGTGACTCAGTTGAGGAAGACCTGGAAGCTAAGATCAAGAATGTCAAGACTTTTAAGGTAACAAAGCATTGAGGTTTGTGGAGCAACGGATTGTtgatgtgtattttattataataaataatataatgattGCCTTCCCTAAACTTTGATGAAACCCTCAAAAAAAGACTGTGTTTTACTTGAAGCTTTAAAACCAGCATCAAGCACAATGACTGGCTTGTAATAAATACTTATCAATTGAAGGATCAAGGCCGTATTGCATGGTATACAACTTCTGCTTACCTCAAAACCCACCTGGtaacagaatgaaagagagaCTGGAAGCAAGGAGAAGGCCAGTTATGGTGCCCCTGCAATTGAAGTACAAGATGTTCAAGGCCAAGACAATGACGAGGAAGAAGTATTGGGTGAAAACCTGAGGAGCATGGCAAAGAAAGAATTGGTTTGACTTCATGACAATTAAGTTCAAGGAATGGAAAAGTTGGAACAAATAAGTGATTCTGAAGCTATTGGATGGCTTAAATCATGGCCATGCTTTCTCAGTATTTCCAAATATTGACAAATACAGTATTTACACATAGAATCTCAAATGTTCCTGCTACTCACTAGCTGGATGACCAAAGACAGAAGACACCACCTCTCCAAACCTCAGTGTCTTCAGGGAAGAATGCTTACCTTGAGGGGTTGCTTTGAAGTTGAAGTAAGAAAATGGGTAAAGACCAAAAAGCCCAGTACCTAGCACTTTGTGGGATCTCAAGAGTGTGAACTTTGTTATAGGCATTTGTACATTAcactgtgatttatttatttaaaggtaTGTTTCTTACCCCCATTATGAGTCCTTCCAGGGTATGAATCATGTCTTCATCAAATTTGTATTCTGGTACTCAGTACAGTGCCTACCACATAAAAGGGACTCAGTAATATTTGTGGAATACTTGTTAGtgtcccaccaccacccccatacCACATCCATGAAATATTTACCATGTAACATTATCTAAATTCAAAACTAGAAAACTGGCTAAAGGATCATAGGCTTAGTATACAGAACTTACATATTATATGAAACTTCTGAAATAAGTAAAACTTATTGAATAATATTTAAGATTCAGTCCAGCCATATGTAACAAAACTTATTTCTTGGGTTAGTTTTAACACTGACCTATCAGGACATGTAGGACATTTGTTGTTTTTGCCTGTGCAGCAtccagttttctt
Above is a genomic segment from Cynocephalus volans isolate mCynVol1 chromosome 7, mCynVol1.pri, whole genome shotgun sequence containing:
- the LOC134381638 gene encoding LOW QUALITY PROTEIN: protocadherin-8-like (The sequence of the model RefSeq protein was modified relative to this genomic sequence to represent the inferred CDS: inserted 1 base in 1 codon); this encodes MCYYLGYTEPPLECDCVVSRTRGSGHEQTSGELKQDMGVPGNLESKGGSATDEGIKRLRIPGSYYRSEWVGLESLLLLWLLLVSGFSTDTVNFHTYEEEAPGTVIGVLSDHLSFNSLREVPRQFGLMKQFNSSLLRVREGDGQLTVGDAGLDRERLCGQAPQCVLAFDVVSFSQEQFRLVHVEVEVRDVNDHAPRFPRAQIPVEVSEGAAVGTRIPLEVPVDEDVGANGLQSVRLAEPHSPFRVELQTRADGAQCADLVLLQELDRESQAAYSLELVAQDGGRPPRSATAALSVRVLDANDHSPAFPQGAVAEVELAEDAPVGSLLLDLDAADPDEGPNADVVFAFGTRTPPEARRLFRLDPRSGRLTLAGPVDYERQDTYELDVRAQDRGPGPRTATCKVIVRVRDVNDNAPDIAITPLAAPGVPAASPFAAAAAVLGGTDATSSAGPGTPEAGATSLVPEGAAPESLVALVSTSDRDSGANGQVRCALYGHEHFRLQPAYAGSYLVVTAASLDRERISEYNLTLVAEDRGAPPLRTVRPYTVRVGDENDNAPLFTWPVYDVSVRENNPPGAYLATVAARDPDLRRNGQVTYRLLEAEVGRAGGAVSTYVSVDPGTGELHARRCFDREELDEMQLGLEALDGGSPPLRGRTIARLQVEEQNGHAPXLVAPLLSNGSARLPLLQGALMGYLLTRLQAEDEDEGSNAPPQRRRPRGASAAPGSW